A window from Peromyscus leucopus breed LL Stock chromosome 8a, UCI_PerLeu_2.1, whole genome shotgun sequence encodes these proteins:
- the Enpp1 gene encoding ectonucleotide pyrophosphatase/phosphodiesterase family member 1 gives MERDGDQTGHRPRHGPAGNGREPELPAAASLLAPMDLGEEPLEKAERGRTAKDPNTYKVLSLVLSVCVLTTILGCIFGLKPSCSKEVKSCKGRCFERTFSNCRCDAACTGLGNCCLDYHETCVAPTHTWTCSKFRCGEKRLSRFLCSCSDDCKAHNDCCINYSFVCEDKTSWVEEACENIDTPQCPEEFDSPPTLLFSLDGFRAEYLHTWGGLLPVISKLKKCGTYTKNMRPVYPTKTFPNHYSIVTGLYPESHGIIDNKMYDPKMNASFSLKSKEKFNPLWYKGEPIWVTANHQQVKSGTYFWPGSDVKIDGILPDIYKVYNGSVPFEDRILAVLRWLQLPSSERPHFYTLYLEEPDSSGHSHGPVSSEVIKALQKVDRMVGMLMDGLKYLSLDRCLNLILISDHGMEQGSCKKYVYLNKYLGDVNNVKVVYGPAARLRPTDVPEKYYSFNYEGLVKNLSCREPNQHFRPYLKHFLPKRLHFAKSDRIEPLTFYLDPQWQLALNPSERKYCGSGFHGSDNLFSNMQALFVAYGPAFKHGAEVDSFENIEVYNLMCDLLGLTPAPNNGSHGSLNHLLKTPIYTPSLPQEESFLDLCPIKSPSNNLGCMCNSWITSIVDFEKHFNLTLEKAEAIDFNTVPHGRPQLLQKKHSVCLLYQQHFMSGYSQDLLMPLWTSYTFLSNDSLSTDDFSNCLYQDLRIPFRPTHKCSFYKNNSKLSYGFLTPPRLNRISNQIYSEALLTSNTVPMYQSFQVIWRYLHDTLLQRYSKERNGVNVVSGPVFDFDYDGCYDSLETLKRNSKVIRSQEVLIPTHFFIVLTFCKQSYEIPLECTDLDSSAFILPHRPDHIESCPHGKQDSSWIEELLALHRARVRDVELITGLSFYHKRPEPVSDLLRLKTHLPIFSQED, from the exons GTTCTATCAGTATGTGTGCTAACAACGATTCTTGGTTGTATATTTGGGTTGAAACCAAGCTGTTCTAAAGAAG TAAAAAGTTGCAAAGGCCGCTGCTTTGAGAGGACGTTCAGCAACTGTCGCTGTGATGCTGCCTGTACTGGCCTTGGGAACTGCTGTCTGGATTACCATGAGACCTGTGTGGCTCCAA CACACACGTGGACTTGCAGCAAATTCAGGTGTGGTGAGAAGAGGCTGTCCAGATTCCTGTGCTCTTGCTCAGACGACTGCAAGGCTCACAATGACTGCTGCATCAACTACAGCTTTGTGTGCGAAG ataaGACAAGTTGGGTAGAAGAAGCATGTGAAAACATCGATACGCCACAGTGTCCAGAAGA GTTTGACTCACCTCCTactctcttgttttctttggaTGGATTCAGAGCTGAGTATTTGCACACCTGGGGTGGACTCCTTCCTGTTATTAGCAAGCTGA aaAAGTGTGGAACATACACTAAAAACATGAGGCCTGTATACCCTACAAAAACGTTTCCCAATCATTATAGCATCGTCACA GGACTTTATCCAGAATCCCACGGCATAATCGACAACAAGATGTATGATCCCAAAATGAATGCTTCTTTCTCACttaaaagtaaagagaaattCAACCCTTTGTGGTACAAAGGCGAGCCG ATTTGGGTCACAGCTAATCATCAGCAGGTCAAGTCTGGCACATACTTCTGGCCAGGATCAGATGTGAAAATCGATGGAATTCTACCAGATATCTACAAAGTGTATAATGG gTCAGTACCATTTGAAGATAGAATTTTAGCTGTTCTTCGCTGGCTACAGCTTCCTAGCTCTGAAAG ACCACACTTTTACACTCTGTATTTAGAAGAACCAGATTCCTCAGGGCATTCACACGGACCTGTCAGCAGTGAG GTCATCAAGGCCTTGCAGAAGGTTGACCGAATGGTTGGCATGCTGATGGATGGCCTAAAGTACCTGAGCTTGGATAGGTGCCTGAACCTCATCCTCATTTCAGACCATG GCATGGAACAAGGCAGTTGTAAGAAGTATGTGTACCTGAATAAGTATTTGGGGGATGTGAACAATGTTAAAGTTGTCTATGGACCTGCTGCTCGACTGAGACCCACTGACGTTCCAGAGAAATACTATTCGT TTAATTATGAAGGCCTCGTGAAAAATCTTTCT TGCCGGGAGCCAAACCAGCACTTTAGGCCGTACCTGAAACACTTCTTACCCAAGCGCTTGCACTTCGCTAAAAGTGACAGGATCGAGCCCCTGACGTTCTATTTGGACCCTCAGTGGCAACTTGCGTT GAATCCGTCAGAAAGGAAATACTGTGGAAGTGGATTTCATGGCTCTGACAATCTGTTTTCAAATATGCAA GCTCTCTTTGTTGCCTATGGACCTGCATTCAAACACGGCGCTGAGGTCGACTCCTTCGAAAATATTGAAGTCTATAACTTAATGTGTG ATTTGTTGGGTTTGACCCCAGCTCCTAATAATGGAAGTCATGGCAGTCTTAACCACCTTCTAAAGACACCCATTTACACCCCAAGTCTTCCCCAAGAAGAGAGCTTCTTGGATTTATGTCCGATCAAATCACCATCCAATAACCTCGGCTGCATGTGTAACTCCTGG ATTACGTCAATTGTGGACTTTGAGAAACACTTTAACCTGACCCTGGAAAAAG CAGAGGCTATTGACTTTAATACCGTACCACATGGAAGGCCCCAGCTTCTGCAGAAGAAACACAGTGTCTGTCTTCTTTATCAGCAACACTTTATGAGTGGATACAGCCAGGACCTCCTCATGCCACTCTGGACATCCTACACCTTCCTCAGTAAT GACTCTCTCTCGACAGATGACTTTTCCAATTGCTTATACCAGGACCTTCGGATTCCTTTTCGTCCCACCCATAAATGTTCCTTTTATAAAAACAATTCCAAGCTAAGTTATGGGTTCCTCACTCCGCCAA gacTAAATAGAATTTCAAATCAAATATATTCTGAAGCATTGCTTACTTCTAATACAGTGCCAATGTATCAGAGTTTTCAAG TCATATGGCGGTACCTCCATGACACCCTGCTGCAAAGGTACTCCAAAGAAAGGAACGGCGTCAATGTCGTCAGCGGTCCCGTGTTTGACTTCGATTATGATGGATGCTATGATTCCTTGGAGACCCTGAAACG AAACAGCAAAGTCATCCGCAGTCAAGAAGTTCTGATTCCAACTCACTTCTTCATTGTGCTCACCTTTTGCAAACAGTCCTATGAGATCCCCTTAGAGTGCACAGACTTAGATTCTTCAGCCTTCATTCTGCCTCACCGGCCTGATCACATTGAGAGCTGTCCG CATGGGAAGCAGGATTCTTCATGGATTGAGGAGTTGCTGGCATTGCACAGAGCACGGGTCAGGGATGTCGAACTCATCACTGGACTCAGCTTCTACCATAAAAGACCAGAGCCAGTTTCAGACCTGTTGAGGTTGAAAACACATCTGCCAATCTTTAGCCaagaagactga